The DNA segment TGGGGCACGTTCCCGAGATCTGACGAGGTCAGGCTTCCCCGGGGCGGTGGGCGGACGCGCTGGGGCTCTGCGTGCGTCGGCCGCCGTCATGGGGGCGGTGAGCGGACACGGGACCGCGGTGTGTGCGCTCGCCGCCTGTGGTCGGTCGGCCGGGGCTCGGCTTTCCGGGGCCTGGGGAGTCTTCGCGTCTCGTGCCTGCCGCCGGGCTGGGACCGCCGGCACCGAGCTGAAGGTCCTAGGCTGGTCAGTGTGATTGATCTTGACGATGTGCACGCGGCGGCTCGGCGGATCGAGGGGCGGGTCCGGCGCACGCCGGTGGTCGCGGCCGGACCGGACCGCTGGTTCAAGCTCGAATACCTGCAGCACGCCGGCTCGTTCAAGACCCGCGGCATGGTCAACCAGATCCTCGCCGGGGCCGAACGCGGCGAACTCACCGACGCCGGCGTGGTGGCGGCCTCCGGGGGCAACGCCGGGCTGGCGGCCGCCTACGCGGCACGGGAGCTGGGTGTCCCGGCAGAGGTGTTCGTGCCGGTGACGGCGCCGGCGGTCAAGGTGGCGAAGCTCGGCAAGCTCGGCGCGCGGGTCGTCCAGACCGGGAACGAGTACGCCGAGGCCTACGCGGCGGCGCTGTCCCGGACGGACGCGCTGTTCTGTCACGCCTACGACGACCCGGACATGGTCGCCGGGAACGGCACGATCGGCCTCGAACTGCTCGCTGAACTGCCGGAGCTCGACACGGTCCTGGTCGCGGTGGGCGGCGGGGGCTTGATCGGTGGGGTCATCGCGGCGCTGCGGTCCCGCGTACGAATAATCGCCGTTGAACCTCGGACCTCCCGCGCTCTGAACGCGGCCCTGGAGGCGGGCGCGCCGATCGACGTGCCGGTCTCCGGAGTGGCCGCCGACTCGCTGGGAGCGCGGCGCGTCGGCGACATCGCGTTCGAGCTGGCCCGGTCCGCGGAGATCGGCTCGGTGCTGGTCTCCGACGACGCGATCGTCGAAGCCCGCCGCCGGCTCTGGGACGACTACCGGATCGTCGTCGAGCACGGCACCGCGGCGGCTCAGGCCGCACTGCTCTCCGGCGCCTACCGGCCCGCGCCCGGGGAGAAGGTGGCGGTGCTGCTCTGCGGGGCGAACACGAATCCGTCCGATCTGGCCTGATTCACCCTCCTTCGCCTTCCCGAGCTGCAAGGCTCGGACGGTGACCAGTTTCCGCCGCTTCGCGCTCGCGGTCTGCGTGATCGGGATGCTCGTCCAGCTCCTCCTCACCGCGTACTACCTGGGCATGGGACACCGGGCGGCGCCCCACCACCTGCCGGTCGGCATGGTCGCCGCCGGGGAGCAGGCCGAGCAGGTCCGGACCATGCTCGAAGCCGAGGGCAAGTTCGAGGTCGAGGACTTCGGCTCGGTCGCCGCGCTCACCACGGCGATCAAGGAGCGGGAGGTGTACGGCGGAGTCGACCTCACCGGGGACGCCCCCATGCTCTACGTGGCGAGCGCCGCCGGGGCCGCCGCGGCCACCCTGCTGAAAGCCACGTACACCAGCGTGATGCAGCAGCAGACCGCCACGAAGCTGTCCACGATCGC comes from the Actinoplanes sp. OR16 genome and includes:
- a CDS encoding serine/threonine dehydratase, which gives rise to MIDLDDVHAAARRIEGRVRRTPVVAAGPDRWFKLEYLQHAGSFKTRGMVNQILAGAERGELTDAGVVAASGGNAGLAAAYAARELGVPAEVFVPVTAPAVKVAKLGKLGARVVQTGNEYAEAYAAALSRTDALFCHAYDDPDMVAGNGTIGLELLAELPELDTVLVAVGGGGLIGGVIAALRSRVRIIAVEPRTSRALNAALEAGAPIDVPVSGVAADSLGARRVGDIAFELARSAEIGSVLVSDDAIVEARRRLWDDYRIVVEHGTAAAQAALLSGAYRPAPGEKVAVLLCGANTNPSDLA